A region of Rhizorhabdus wittichii RW1 DNA encodes the following proteins:
- a CDS encoding Amidase (PFAM: Amidase), with amino-acid sequence MDEAFDLDVTELGSRYRDRTLSPVEVEQGLSARIARLDPELGAFTALAGEEARTAARQAEAELAAGIDRGPLHGVPVTVKDLCLTRDMPTAAGLRGFAERLPRRDAAVVARLREAGAVLVGKTYTTAGAFVDPAADRPFPRHPGRADIFPGMSSTGAGVAVAAGLCSVAIGTDTGGSIRLPSMCCGVSGFKPAYRRVDAEGVFESAPSLDHVGPIARSVADLAAAMTAIGEGESPRALVTDLAAVRIGVDRRALELTGPKSRGAIERAIGLFGELGVTAVEVTLPPVAELLAATGRLQAWETAAVHAAWYPAHRGDYGPGLAATIDRGRAMQAGDLDDFEAVRAAYRQQLDALFATVDLIILPVLTIDTPTLDEWEGAMRQADPLGARFTKPFNVTGHPALALPGGFDADGLPLGFQLVARPADEAFLLGAGVAFQKISDWHRGLPRALP; translated from the coding sequence ATGGACGAAGCGTTCGATCTCGACGTCACCGAATTGGGCAGTCGCTATCGTGACCGGACGTTGTCGCCGGTCGAGGTCGAACAGGGGCTGTCGGCGCGGATTGCCCGGCTCGATCCGGAGCTGGGCGCCTTCACCGCGCTGGCGGGAGAGGAAGCACGGACGGCGGCGCGGCAGGCGGAGGCCGAGCTCGCGGCCGGGATCGATCGCGGCCCGCTGCACGGCGTCCCGGTGACGGTCAAGGACCTCTGCCTCACCCGCGACATGCCGACCGCGGCGGGGCTGCGCGGCTTCGCGGAGCGGCTGCCGCGGCGCGACGCGGCGGTGGTGGCGCGGCTGCGCGAAGCGGGGGCGGTGCTGGTCGGCAAGACCTATACGACGGCGGGCGCCTTCGTCGATCCGGCGGCGGACCGGCCCTTTCCGCGCCATCCGGGACGCGCGGATATCTTTCCCGGGATGTCGTCGACCGGCGCCGGCGTGGCGGTGGCGGCGGGGCTCTGCTCGGTCGCGATCGGGACCGACACCGGCGGGTCGATCCGGCTGCCGTCGATGTGTTGCGGGGTGAGCGGGTTCAAGCCGGCCTATCGGCGGGTCGACGCCGAAGGCGTTTTCGAGTCCGCGCCGTCGCTCGATCATGTCGGGCCGATCGCCCGCAGCGTCGCCGATCTGGCGGCGGCGATGACGGCGATCGGGGAGGGTGAGAGCCCGCGCGCCCTCGTCACCGATCTCGCGGCTGTGCGGATCGGCGTCGATCGCCGCGCCCTGGAACTGACCGGGCCGAAAAGCCGGGGTGCGATCGAGCGGGCGATCGGGCTGTTCGGCGAGCTCGGCGTGACGGCAGTCGAGGTGACGCTGCCGCCGGTCGCGGAGCTGCTGGCGGCGACCGGCCGGTTGCAGGCGTGGGAGACGGCGGCGGTCCATGCCGCCTGGTATCCGGCCCATCGCGGGGACTATGGGCCGGGCCTCGCCGCGACGATCGACCGGGGCCGGGCGATGCAGGCCGGCGATCTCGACGATTTCGAAGCGGTTCGGGCCGCCTATCGCCAGCAGCTCGACGCGCTGTTCGCCACGGTCGACCTGATCATCCTGCCGGTGCTGACGATCGACACGCCGACGCTGGACGAATGGGAGGGGGCGATGCGGCAGGCGGACCCGCTGGGCGCGCGCTTCACCAAGCCGTTCAACGTGACCGGCCACCCCGCGCTCGCGCTGCCCGGCGGCTTCGATGCGGACGGCTTGCCGCTGGGCTTCCAGCTCGTCGCGCGGCCGGCGGACGAAGCCTTCCTGCTCGGCGCCGGAGTCGCCTTCCAGAAGATCAGCGACTGGCATCGGGGCCTGCCGCGCGCCCTGCCGTAG
- a CDS encoding phosphoribosylglycinamide formyltransferase 2 (TIGRFAM: phosphoribosylglycinamide formyltransferase 2~PFAM: ATP-dependent carboxylate-amine ligase domain protein, ATP-grasp), whose amino-acid sequence MRPVARILLLGSGELGREFAIAAKRLGAYVIACDSYERAPAMQVADDYEVLSMLDGEALAAVIEKHRPDHIVPEVEAIRTEVLQDFEDKGYSVVPSARATMLTMNRDRIRDVAANELGLATSRFLYAETLDEMRAAVKAVGIPCVVKPVMSSSGKGQSIVTAEEAVDAAWDYAVEGMRGDRQRVIVEAFIAFDYEITLLTIRTRQGVLFCEPIGHRQELGDYRESWQPTPMSKTALAAAQDMARKVVDDLGGYGLFGVEFFVAGEQVIFSELSPRPHDTGMVTLISQNLTEFDLHARAVLGLPIPHIHLNGAAASAVLLADRHAEDFRIEGLTEALAPAAGVETDVRLFSKPVTRPNRRMGVALALARDGTADDARAAACAAVAKLRIVYAGEER is encoded by the coding sequence ATGAGGCCTGTCGCCAGGATATTGCTGCTCGGTTCGGGTGAGCTCGGCCGCGAGTTCGCCATCGCCGCCAAACGGCTGGGCGCCTATGTCATCGCCTGCGATTCCTATGAGAGGGCGCCGGCGATGCAGGTCGCCGACGACTATGAGGTCCTGTCGATGCTCGACGGCGAGGCGCTCGCGGCGGTGATCGAGAAGCACCGGCCCGATCATATCGTCCCCGAGGTCGAAGCGATCCGCACCGAGGTGCTCCAGGATTTCGAGGACAAGGGCTATTCGGTGGTGCCGTCGGCGCGCGCGACGATGCTGACGATGAACCGCGACCGCATCCGCGACGTCGCCGCGAACGAGCTGGGCCTCGCCACCTCGCGCTTCCTCTATGCCGAGACGCTCGACGAGATGCGCGCGGCGGTGAAGGCGGTCGGCATACCCTGCGTGGTGAAGCCGGTGATGTCCTCGTCGGGCAAGGGGCAGAGCATCGTCACCGCCGAGGAGGCCGTCGACGCCGCCTGGGACTATGCGGTCGAAGGGATGCGGGGCGACCGGCAGCGGGTGATCGTCGAGGCGTTCATCGCCTTCGACTATGAGATCACGCTGCTGACGATCCGGACGCGGCAGGGCGTGCTGTTCTGCGAGCCGATCGGGCATCGCCAGGAACTGGGCGACTATCGCGAGAGCTGGCAGCCGACGCCGATGTCGAAGACCGCGCTCGCCGCCGCGCAGGACATGGCGCGCAAGGTGGTCGACGATCTCGGCGGCTATGGCCTGTTCGGGGTCGAGTTCTTCGTCGCCGGCGAGCAGGTGATCTTCTCCGAGCTGTCGCCGCGACCGCACGACACCGGCATGGTGACGCTGATCTCGCAGAACCTGACCGAGTTCGACCTGCACGCCCGCGCGGTCCTCGGCCTGCCGATTCCGCATATCCACCTCAACGGCGCGGCGGCCTCGGCGGTCCTGCTGGCCGATCGCCATGCCGAGGATTTCCGGATCGAGGGGCTGACGGAGGCCCTCGCGCCGGCGGCCGGCGTCGAGACCGACGTGCGGCTGTTCAGCAAGCCCGTCACCCGGCCGAACCGCCGCATGGGCGTGGCGCTGGCGCTGGCGCGCGACGGGACGGCCGACGACGCCCGCGCCGCGGCCTGCGCCGCCGTGGCGAAGCTCAGGATCGTCTATGCGGGAGAAGAACGGTGA
- a CDS encoding response regulator receiver protein (PFAM: response regulator receiver) encodes MQGRKNSTRAKATVLVVEDELFVRMIAVDAIEDAGYATIEAQDADQALILLEVHDEIDLVFTDIKMPGTIDGLGLAYRVRERWPGLPLILTSGHLQREDATVPAPVPFLQKPYRAAALLAELARLLD; translated from the coding sequence TTGCAGGGAAGGAAGAATTCGACCCGTGCCAAGGCGACCGTCCTCGTCGTCGAGGACGAGTTGTTCGTGCGCATGATCGCGGTCGATGCGATCGAGGATGCCGGCTATGCGACGATCGAGGCGCAGGATGCCGACCAGGCGCTGATCCTGCTCGAAGTGCATGACGAGATCGACCTCGTCTTCACCGACATCAAGATGCCGGGGACGATCGACGGGCTCGGACTGGCCTATCGGGTGCGCGAACGCTGGCCCGGCCTGCCGCTGATCCTGACCTCGGGCCATCTCCAGCGCGAGGATGCGACGGTGCCGGCCCCGGTTCCTTTCCTCCAGAAGCCCTATCGCGCTGCCGCGCTGCTCGCCGAACTGGCCCGGCTGCTCGATTAG
- a CDS encoding protein of unknown function DUF885 (PFAM: protein of unknown function DUF885) codes for MDRRTFIASAGTAALIAGLRPALAQAPATGGADARLNALFDRIFNDTLDTSPQFCTALGYDKGDRAAAKSKLDDNSDAGMRDDLAHTRKWLAEVEAFPTAGLSEAGALNREIVGYSLRNQTVAPERFGIDSVIRPYRIFQQGGAYFQLPDFLNDAHVIADKADCDAYLARLDALGGVLDTDTTVQKERSSRGITAPDFAIDLTIGQLEKLRGAPAADSTLVQSLARRAKEKGIAGDFAGPAEKIVSDKVYPALDRQIALMKQLRATTAPGSGVWRLRDGEAIYAAALAQATTTNFSPEEVHKMGLEQVAEISAELDAILKGQGLTKGAIGERLTALNKDPRQLYPDSAEGRAALIASLNEGVKAMHAKLPRYFSHVPAAPLEIRAVPVEIQDGASNGYYKRATLDGSRPAIYFINLKDVGDWPKYTLPALTFHEGVPGHHLQISLAQESKDIPTLRKIGFFGAYSEGWALYAEQLADELGSYADPLERAGYLQSFLFRAARLVVDTGIHTQRWERDKATAYMVGTTGFAQPRSQREVERYCTQPGQACSYKVGHMAWVRARANAEKALGGRFDIRRFHDVLKSGAMPLTVMERLVEARTKALLA; via the coding sequence ATGGATCGCCGCACCTTCATCGCCTCGGCCGGCACCGCCGCCCTAATCGCCGGATTGCGACCCGCGCTGGCCCAGGCGCCGGCCACCGGCGGGGCCGACGCGAGGCTCAATGCCTTGTTCGACCGGATCTTCAACGATACGCTCGACACTTCGCCCCAATTCTGCACCGCGCTTGGCTATGACAAGGGCGACCGGGCCGCCGCCAAGAGCAAGCTCGACGACAATAGCGACGCGGGCATGCGCGACGATCTCGCCCACACCAGGAAATGGCTGGCCGAAGTGGAGGCCTTCCCGACCGCGGGGCTGTCGGAGGCCGGCGCGCTCAATCGCGAGATCGTCGGCTATTCGCTGCGCAACCAGACCGTCGCGCCGGAGCGGTTCGGGATCGACAGCGTGATCCGGCCCTATCGCATCTTCCAGCAGGGCGGCGCCTATTTCCAGCTTCCCGATTTCCTGAACGACGCGCATGTGATCGCCGACAAGGCGGATTGCGACGCCTATCTGGCGCGGCTCGACGCGCTGGGCGGGGTGCTCGACACCGACACCACCGTGCAGAAGGAACGGTCGTCGCGCGGCATCACCGCGCCGGACTTCGCGATCGACCTGACGATCGGCCAGCTCGAGAAGCTGCGCGGGGCGCCCGCCGCCGACAGCACGCTGGTCCAATCGCTGGCGCGGCGCGCGAAGGAGAAGGGCATCGCGGGCGACTTCGCCGGCCCGGCCGAGAAGATCGTCAGCGACAAGGTCTATCCTGCGCTCGACCGGCAGATCGCGCTGATGAAGCAGCTTCGCGCCACCACCGCGCCGGGCTCGGGCGTCTGGCGGCTGCGTGACGGCGAGGCGATCTACGCGGCGGCGCTGGCCCAGGCGACCACCACCAATTTCTCGCCCGAGGAGGTCCACAAGATGGGCCTGGAGCAGGTCGCCGAGATCAGCGCCGAGCTCGATGCGATCCTGAAGGGCCAGGGGCTGACCAAGGGCGCGATCGGCGAGCGGCTGACCGCGCTCAACAAGGACCCCAGGCAGCTCTATCCCGACAGCGCCGAAGGGCGCGCCGCGCTGATCGCCTCGCTCAACGAAGGGGTGAAGGCGATGCATGCGAAGCTGCCGCGCTATTTCTCGCACGTGCCGGCCGCGCCGCTGGAGATCCGGGCGGTGCCGGTGGAGATCCAGGACGGGGCGTCGAACGGCTATTACAAGCGCGCGACGCTCGACGGGTCGCGGCCGGCCATCTACTTCATCAACCTGAAGGACGTCGGCGACTGGCCCAAATATACGTTGCCGGCGCTGACCTTCCACGAAGGCGTGCCGGGCCATCATCTCCAGATCAGCCTCGCGCAGGAGTCGAAGGACATCCCGACGCTGCGCAAGATCGGCTTCTTCGGCGCCTATAGCGAGGGCTGGGCGCTCTACGCGGAACAACTCGCCGACGAACTCGGGAGCTATGCCGATCCGCTCGAACGTGCCGGCTATCTCCAGTCCTTCCTGTTCCGCGCGGCGCGGCTGGTGGTCGACACCGGCATCCACACCCAGCGCTGGGAGCGCGACAAGGCGACCGCCTATATGGTCGGCACCACCGGCTTCGCGCAGCCGCGATCGCAGCGCGAGGTGGAGCGCTATTGCACCCAGCCGGGGCAGGCCTGTTCGTACAAGGTCGGTCACATGGCCTGGGTGCGCGCCCGCGCCAATGCGGAGAAGGCGCTCGGCGGCCGCTTCGACATCCGCCGGTTCCACGACGTGCTCAAGAGTGGGGCGATGCCGTTGACCGTTATGGAGCGGCTGGTCGAGGCGCGGACCAAGGCGCTGCTCGCCTGA
- a CDS encoding aldo/keto reductase (PFAM: aldo/keto reductase) translates to MRYKPLGRTGLHVSELCLGTMTFGGGSEGMWAPIGNLQQGDVDQLLRQSLDAGINFVDTANVYGDGRSERITGQAIRNLGIARDEIVVATKVMGRMGKGPNQVGLSRYHIMEAVKASLTRLGLDHIDLYQVHGFDATTPIEETIEALDTLVRHGHVRYVGVSNWAAWQIVKALGISERRGLAGFASLQAYYSIAGRDLERELVPMMRSEGLGLMVWSPLAGGLLSGKFDIGNETSGEGRRADFDFPPVDRGRARGVIDAMRPIAAAKGVSVAQIALAWLLHQPAVTSVIIGARRADQLADNIASTKVVLSADELAALDAAGALPAEYPGWMFDRQSIRSR, encoded by the coding sequence ATGCGCTACAAACCCCTGGGCCGGACCGGCCTCCACGTCTCCGAGCTCTGCCTCGGCACGATGACCTTCGGCGGCGGTTCCGAGGGGATGTGGGCGCCGATCGGCAATCTCCAGCAGGGCGACGTCGACCAGCTCCTGCGGCAGTCGCTCGATGCGGGGATCAACTTCGTCGATACCGCCAACGTCTATGGCGACGGCCGGTCCGAGCGGATCACCGGGCAGGCGATCCGCAACCTCGGCATCGCGCGCGACGAGATCGTCGTCGCGACCAAGGTGATGGGGCGGATGGGGAAGGGACCCAACCAGGTCGGTCTGTCGCGCTATCACATCATGGAGGCGGTCAAGGCCAGCCTGACCCGGCTCGGCCTCGATCATATCGACCTCTATCAGGTCCACGGCTTCGACGCGACGACGCCCATCGAGGAGACGATCGAGGCGCTCGATACGCTCGTGCGCCACGGCCATGTCCGTTATGTCGGCGTGTCCAACTGGGCGGCGTGGCAGATCGTCAAGGCGCTGGGCATCAGCGAGCGGCGCGGGCTCGCGGGCTTCGCCTCGCTCCAGGCCTATTATTCGATCGCGGGCCGCGACCTCGAGCGCGAACTGGTGCCGATGATGCGATCGGAGGGGCTGGGCCTGATGGTGTGGAGCCCGCTCGCGGGCGGCCTGTTGTCCGGCAAGTTCGACATCGGCAACGAGACGAGCGGCGAGGGGCGTCGCGCCGACTTCGATTTCCCGCCGGTCGATCGCGGGCGCGCGCGCGGCGTGATCGACGCGATGCGTCCGATCGCCGCCGCGAAGGGCGTCTCGGTGGCGCAGATCGCGCTGGCCTGGCTGCTGCACCAGCCCGCCGTCACCAGCGTGATCATCGGCGCCAGGCGCGCCGACCAACTCGCCGACAATATCGCATCGACCAAGGTGGTGCTGAGCGCGGACGAGCTGGCGGCGCTCGACGCTGCCGGCGCGCTGCCGGCGGAATATCCCGGCTGGATGTTCGATCGTCAATCGATCCGGTCACGCTGA
- a CDS encoding protein of unknown function DUF81 (PFAM: protein of unknown function DUF81) → MIPVDWLNALAGLLVGTIVGMTGVGGGSLMSPILILLFGVAPATAVGTDLWFAAATKTVGSIVHHRQNSADHRIVGWLCLGSIPAAVLTLVLLFEFGGHQEKSGFIVTLLGGMLIITSFATLFRRRLVHAMIDTDDEVKARRFIRFQPVLTVAAGAVLGTLVTLTSVGAGALGATLLLMLYPLRLTARKLVGTDIMHAVPLTLVGGIGYLIAGSVDLRLLGMLLIGSIPGIVIGSRLTLWLDERIIQRCLAVVLFITGIKLVTV, encoded by the coding sequence ATGATTCCCGTGGATTGGCTCAACGCGCTCGCCGGCCTGCTGGTCGGGACCATTGTCGGCATGACGGGCGTCGGCGGCGGATCGCTGATGTCGCCCATCCTGATCCTGCTGTTCGGTGTCGCCCCGGCGACGGCGGTCGGCACCGACCTGTGGTTCGCCGCGGCGACCAAGACGGTCGGGTCGATCGTCCACCACCGGCAGAACAGTGCCGACCATCGCATCGTCGGATGGCTGTGCCTGGGCAGCATCCCCGCAGCGGTGCTGACGCTGGTGCTGCTCTTCGAGTTCGGCGGGCATCAGGAGAAGAGCGGGTTCATCGTCACCCTGCTCGGCGGCATGCTGATCATAACCTCGTTCGCGACGCTGTTCCGGCGCCGGCTCGTCCACGCGATGATCGACACCGACGACGAGGTGAAGGCGCGCCGTTTCATCCGGTTCCAGCCGGTCCTGACCGTCGCGGCGGGGGCGGTGCTCGGGACGCTCGTCACGCTGACGTCGGTCGGGGCGGGGGCGTTGGGGGCGACGCTGCTGCTGATGCTCTATCCGCTACGGCTGACCGCGCGGAAACTGGTCGGCACCGACATCATGCACGCGGTGCCGCTCACCCTGGTCGGAGGGATCGGCTATCTGATCGCCGGAAGCGTCGACCTGCGGCTGCTCGGCATGCTGCTGATCGGATCGATCCCCGGCATCGTCATCGGATCGCGGTTGACCCTGTGGCTGGACGAGCGGATCATCCAGCGCTGCCTGGCGGTGGTGCTGTTCATCACCGGCATCAAGCTGGTGACCGTTTAG
- a CDS encoding glucose sorbosone dehydrogenase (PFAM: glucose sorbosone dehydrogenase), with translation MPRPRPALSFAILLAAATAAPAIAAQAPITGGRPFADKPFKVEEVARFDSPWAMTFLPGGHMLVTEKAGRLLLLSPDGARRTAVEGVPAVDSSGQGALGEVVAHPDFATNGLVYFSYSAPGSPNGIVLARGKLVGDLGGARLEGVTTLYRAHPLKSGGHYAGRIAFSPDGHLFFSMGERQKFTPAQEPDGVLGKVVRLTMDGQPAPGNPLAAKGFDPAVWSYGHRNPLGLAFDLEGRLWDAEMGPKGGDEVNLILPGRNYGWPIVSNGDHYDGKPIPDHVTRPEFEAPKVSWNPSISPSSLLVYSGKLFPQWRGKALVGALSGEMLILVDLGEEGAKEEARYAMGQRIRAVDQGPDGAVYVLEDKAGGRLLRLMPAG, from the coding sequence ATGCCGCGTCCCCGTCCCGCCCTGTCCTTCGCCATCCTCCTCGCCGCAGCGACGGCCGCGCCGGCGATCGCCGCGCAGGCGCCGATCACGGGGGGCCGGCCTTTCGCCGACAAGCCGTTCAAGGTGGAGGAGGTCGCGCGCTTCGACAGCCCCTGGGCGATGACCTTCCTGCCGGGCGGCCACATGCTGGTCACCGAGAAGGCGGGCCGGCTGCTGCTGCTGTCGCCCGACGGCGCGCGGCGCACTGCGGTCGAGGGCGTGCCCGCCGTCGATTCAAGCGGGCAGGGCGCGCTGGGCGAGGTCGTCGCGCATCCCGACTTCGCGACCAACGGCCTGGTCTATTTCAGCTATTCGGCGCCGGGATCGCCGAACGGCATCGTGCTGGCGCGCGGCAAGCTGGTCGGCGACCTCGGCGGCGCGCGGCTGGAGGGCGTGACGACGCTCTATCGCGCCCATCCGCTCAAGAGCGGCGGCCATTATGCGGGGCGGATCGCCTTCTCGCCCGACGGCCATCTCTTCTTCTCGATGGGCGAGCGGCAGAAATTCACGCCGGCGCAGGAGCCCGACGGCGTCCTCGGCAAGGTCGTCCGCCTGACGATGGACGGCCAGCCGGCGCCGGGCAATCCGCTGGCGGCGAAAGGGTTCGACCCGGCGGTCTGGAGCTATGGGCACCGCAATCCGTTGGGCCTGGCCTTCGACCTCGAAGGGCGGCTGTGGGACGCGGAGATGGGACCCAAGGGCGGTGACGAGGTCAACCTGATCCTGCCGGGCCGCAACTATGGCTGGCCGATCGTCTCCAACGGCGACCATTATGACGGCAAGCCGATCCCCGACCATGTGACCCGGCCCGAGTTCGAGGCCCCGAAGGTGAGCTGGAACCCGTCGATCTCGCCGTCGAGCCTGCTGGTCTATTCGGGCAAGCTCTTCCCCCAATGGCGCGGCAAGGCGCTGGTCGGCGCGCTGTCGGGCGAGATGCTGATCCTCGTCGACCTGGGCGAGGAGGGCGCGAAGGAAGAGGCGCGCTATGCGATGGGCCAGCGCATCCGCGCGGTCGACCAGGGGCCCGACGGTGCGGTCTATGTGCTGGAGGACAAGGCGGGCGGGCGATTGCTGCGGCTGATGCCGGCGGGCTGA
- a CDS encoding transglutaminase domain protein (PFAM: transglutaminase domain protein), which translates to MRLRIDADLRYAMSEPVDVLLMIEAAELPDQTPIDDRLAIDGIGPLRAIAGEDGVGRRRWMRADGDFHAHYQAVVEVDRRPVTIDELPITPRRELPPEVIPYLWPSRYCEADRFEAFVAREFPGDNHGRKILAMARWIREHLDYRPGSTDVRTTAVDVFVSRQGVCRDFAHLLASLARAAGVPARLASAYAWRLDPPDFHAVVEIWLAGDWYLVDPTELAPLDGLVRIAIGRDATDIAFMTIFGAAELIEQTIRVERIDGD; encoded by the coding sequence ATGCGTTTGCGGATCGATGCGGATCTTCGCTATGCGATGAGCGAGCCGGTCGATGTTCTGCTGATGATCGAAGCCGCAGAGCTGCCCGACCAGACGCCGATCGACGACCGGCTGGCGATCGACGGCATCGGTCCGCTGCGCGCCATCGCCGGGGAGGATGGCGTCGGCCGACGCCGGTGGATGCGCGCGGACGGCGATTTCCATGCGCATTACCAGGCCGTGGTGGAGGTCGACCGGCGCCCGGTGACGATCGACGAATTGCCGATCACACCGCGCCGAGAATTGCCGCCGGAGGTCATCCCCTATCTGTGGCCCAGCCGCTATTGCGAGGCGGACCGGTTCGAGGCCTTCGTCGCGCGTGAGTTTCCGGGCGACAATCACGGCCGGAAGATCCTCGCCATGGCCCGCTGGATTCGCGAGCATCTCGATTATCGTCCTGGTTCCACCGACGTGCGGACCACGGCGGTCGACGTGTTCGTCTCCAGGCAGGGCGTCTGTCGGGACTTCGCCCACCTGCTCGCCAGCCTGGCACGGGCAGCGGGCGTGCCCGCGCGGCTGGCGTCGGCCTATGCCTGGCGGCTCGACCCACCGGACTTTCATGCCGTGGTCGAAATCTGGCTGGCGGGCGACTGGTATCTGGTCGACCCGACCGAGCTGGCCCCGCTCGATGGGCTGGTGCGGATCGCGATCGGCAGGGACGCGACGGACATCGCCTTCATGACGATCTTCGGGGCCGCAGAGCTGATCGAGCAGACCATCCGCGTGGAACGGATCGACGGAGATTGA
- a CDS encoding Endoribonuclease L-PSP (PFAM: Endoribonuclease L-PSP), which produces MTRHLISSGSPFEKQVGYSRALVDGDWAFVAGTTGYDPETRVMPDSAADQARNALALIARTLDGAGFAMADVVRATYYFTRADYWDEVGPVLGEVFGEIRPAATALIVGLIKPEMKVEIEVTALRRR; this is translated from the coding sequence GTGACGCGCCACCTGATCTCCTCGGGATCGCCGTTCGAGAAACAGGTCGGCTACAGCCGGGCGCTGGTCGACGGCGACTGGGCGTTCGTGGCCGGAACCACGGGCTATGATCCCGAGACGCGGGTCATGCCCGACAGCGCCGCCGACCAGGCGCGCAATGCGCTGGCGTTGATCGCCCGGACGCTGGACGGTGCTGGTTTCGCGATGGCCGACGTGGTCCGCGCTACCTATTATTTCACGCGGGCCGATTATTGGGACGAGGTCGGGCCGGTGCTGGGCGAAGTGTTCGGCGAAATCCGCCCGGCGGCGACCGCCCTCATCGTCGGACTGATCAAGCCCGAGATGAAGGTGGAGATCGAGGTGACGGCGCTGCGGCGCCGCTGA
- a CDS encoding GCN5-related N-acetyltransferase (PFAM: GCN5-related N-acetyltransferase), which produces MLERAPPRRPPGRGVTPQSQSSGGHRLPSSPSSASMSAHPLDRPIWEALADRHAAFALGDPGARRYRPDISPFAAARDSSIEAQSALTGLLPSDGALVLLEAGPIAVPPGAIVDKEAVGVQMVAEALQPARPDGRVVPLGDADAPEMLALATLTEPGPFLPNTHLFGGFIGIRIDGRLAAMAGERLKPRGHCEVSGVCTHPDFRGQGLAGLLSTIVANRIAGRGEVPFLHAYASNTGAIRLYESLGFRIRCEVSVLVLRRP; this is translated from the coding sequence GTGCTTGAGCGTGCCCCGCCCCGCCGTCCTCCAGGGCGGGGCGTCACGCCCCAAAGCCAGTCGTCCGGGGGCCATCGCTTGCCATCTTCGCCGTCCAGCGCGTCCATGAGCGCGCATCCGCTCGATCGTCCGATTTGGGAGGCGCTGGCGGACCGGCATGCGGCCTTCGCGCTGGGCGATCCGGGGGCTCGGCGCTACCGGCCCGACATCAGCCCTTTCGCCGCCGCCCGCGACAGCTCGATCGAGGCGCAATCGGCATTGACCGGGCTGCTCCCCTCGGATGGCGCCCTCGTCCTGCTCGAAGCCGGCCCGATCGCCGTTCCGCCCGGCGCGATCGTCGACAAGGAGGCGGTGGGGGTCCAGATGGTCGCCGAAGCACTCCAACCCGCGCGGCCCGATGGCCGGGTCGTGCCGCTCGGCGATGCCGACGCGCCCGAGATGCTCGCGCTGGCGACGCTCACCGAGCCCGGCCCCTTCCTGCCGAACACCCATCTTTTCGGCGGCTTCATCGGCATCCGGATCGACGGACGGCTCGCCGCGATGGCGGGCGAGCGGCTGAAGCCGCGCGGCCATTGCGAGGTCAGCGGCGTCTGCACCCATCCCGACTTCCGCGGGCAGGGGCTTGCCGGCTTGCTTTCGACCATCGTCGCCAACCGGATCGCTGGGCGTGGCGAGGTCCCCTTCCTCCACGCCTATGCCAGCAATACCGGCGCGATCCGGCTCTACGAGTCGCTCGGCTTCCGCATCCGCTGCGAGGTTTCGGTCCTCGTCCTGCGGCGGCCCTAG